The following proteins are encoded in a genomic region of Novosphingobium sp. PP1Y:
- a CDS encoding GMC oxidoreductase, with protein MQNHEFDAIVVGSGITGGWAAKQLTEAGLKVLMLERGRKIEHQVDYENETKAPWDMPFRGVGDTELYKREYPVQMLNRHFTEFTQDHFVNDADQPYQKAKGSEFDWFRSYQLGGRSLTWGRQCYRWSDYDFGANKRDGFGTDWPIRYDDLAAWYDLVEDFVGVSGAHEGLPQLPDGKFLPAMELNCVEAAMRERILAKYPDRLITIGRTANLTEARPEQGRAHCQYRSICARGCSYGAYFSTQSATLPAAKKTGLLTVVTDAQVTKLDHDPQTRRVSAVHWVDTKTGEAKRAGSRIVFLNAGAFNSVHLLLNSASEAMPNGLANSSGVLGTHIMDHANTMAAMAVVPGFEDRTSFGNRPTGIVIPRFRNLDKLDGDGFTRGYSFQGGALQGTWTRGKRMPGIGEGFKEEIHKIGPWTMVLVVFADSMPRASNRLTLSKQLDPRGVPQLEIAFAHGKEELAALADAKKEAAAMLNSAGAHVVMGFDQPGHGGTAIHEMGGARMGWDPETSVLNRWSQSHDVANLFVTDGAQMSSSACQNPSLTYMALTARACDAAVKMLKEGAI; from the coding sequence ATGCAAAATCATGAATTTGACGCGATTGTCGTCGGCTCGGGCATTACCGGGGGCTGGGCAGCGAAACAGTTGACCGAAGCGGGCCTGAAAGTCCTCATGCTCGAGCGTGGGCGCAAGATCGAGCATCAGGTCGACTATGAGAACGAGACCAAGGCGCCCTGGGACATGCCATTCCGAGGTGTCGGTGATACCGAGCTCTACAAGCGCGAATATCCGGTGCAGATGCTCAACCGGCATTTCACCGAATTTACGCAGGACCACTTCGTCAACGATGCCGACCAGCCTTACCAGAAGGCAAAGGGCAGCGAATTCGACTGGTTCAGGTCCTATCAGCTTGGCGGTCGCTCGCTCACCTGGGGGCGCCAGTGCTATCGCTGGTCGGACTACGACTTCGGGGCGAACAAGCGCGACGGCTTCGGCACCGACTGGCCGATCCGCTATGACGATCTTGCGGCGTGGTACGACCTGGTCGAGGACTTCGTCGGTGTTTCCGGCGCGCATGAGGGACTGCCGCAGCTTCCCGACGGGAAGTTTCTCCCGGCGATGGAGCTGAACTGCGTCGAGGCTGCGATGCGCGAGCGTATCCTCGCGAAGTATCCCGATCGTTTGATCACCATCGGACGCACCGCGAACCTGACCGAGGCCCGCCCCGAACAGGGCCGGGCACATTGCCAGTATCGTTCGATCTGCGCGCGCGGTTGCTCCTACGGTGCCTACTTCTCGACCCAGTCGGCCACGCTCCCGGCTGCGAAGAAGACCGGGCTGCTGACGGTCGTCACCGATGCGCAGGTCACGAAGCTTGACCATGATCCGCAGACACGCCGTGTCAGCGCCGTGCACTGGGTCGACACCAAGACCGGTGAAGCGAAGCGTGCCGGCTCGCGCATAGTGTTCCTCAATGCCGGCGCCTTCAACTCCGTGCATTTGCTGCTGAATTCCGCAAGTGAGGCCATGCCCAACGGTCTTGCCAATTCGAGCGGCGTGCTGGGCACGCACATCATGGATCATGCCAATACCATGGCGGCGATGGCTGTCGTGCCGGGCTTCGAGGACAGGACCAGCTTCGGGAACCGGCCGACCGGTATCGTGATCCCCCGCTTCCGAAATCTCGACAAGCTGGACGGAGACGGCTTCACGCGCGGTTATTCCTTCCAGGGCGGCGCGTTGCAGGGCACCTGGACACGCGGCAAGCGCATGCCGGGCATCGGTGAGGGCTTCAAGGAAGAGATCCACAAGATCGGCCCCTGGACCATGGTCCTTGTCGTTTTCGCTGATTCCATGCCGCGGGCGAGTAATCGTCTGACCCTCAGCAAGCAGCTCGATCCGCGCGGCGTGCCGCAGCTTGAAATTGCCTTTGCGCACGGCAAGGAAGAACTCGCGGCGCTTGCAGACGCGAAGAAGGAGGCGGCGGCCATGCTCAATTCGGCAGGGGCGCACGTGGTCATGGGCTTTGATCAGCCCGGCCATGGCGGCACTGCCATTCATGAAATGGGCGGAGCACGCATGGGCTGGGATCCAGAGACCTCGGTCCTCAACCGCTGGAGCCAGTCGCACGACGTGGCGAACCTGTTCGTCACCGACGGCGCGCAGATGAGTTCGTCCGCTTGCCAGAACCCGTCACTCACTTACATGGCCCTCACCGCAAGAGCGTGCGACGCGGCAGTGAAGATGCTCAAGGAAGGCGCCATTTGA
- a CDS encoding gluconate 2-dehydrogenase subunit 3 family protein, producing MSTPASGWTRREFAGGAALLALALGIPAAAVKLTDLDAADVPSDRQRKLIAEVSELVIPKTDTPGAAEVGVGDFVILALAHGLSGTREPVATGVITPALAPFRRRDGSLNHLDWLERRLDHAAGGDFLRRDKDEQSRLLAAIDGEAMAHGAAYSPWVAIKGLILTGYYTSEVGGSQELRYELVPGKWEPDIPIQPGDRAFSSDWTAVDFG from the coding sequence ATGAGCACACCAGCCTCCGGCTGGACCCGGCGCGAATTCGCTGGAGGCGCGGCGCTGCTTGCGCTGGCCTTGGGCATTCCGGCCGCGGCGGTCAAGCTTACCGACCTGGATGCGGCCGATGTCCCGAGCGATCGCCAGCGCAAACTGATTGCCGAAGTGTCCGAGCTGGTCATTCCGAAGACCGATACTCCCGGTGCCGCCGAAGTCGGCGTCGGCGATTTCGTGATCCTCGCGCTTGCGCATGGGCTTTCGGGTACCCGCGAACCTGTGGCAACGGGCGTAATCACGCCTGCGCTCGCTCCGTTTCGCCGCCGAGACGGATCCTTGAACCACCTCGACTGGTTGGAGCGCCGGCTCGATCATGCTGCAGGCGGTGACTTCCTGCGTCGCGACAAGGACGAACAATCGCGCCTGCTGGCCGCGATCGATGGCGAAGCGATGGCGCACGGCGCTGCCTATTCGCCTTGGGTCGCGATCAAGGGGCTGATCCTGACCGGTTACTACACCAGTGAAGTCGGCGGTTCGCAGGAACTGCGGTACGAACTCGTACCTGGAAAGTGGGAGCCCGATATCCCCATTCAGCCGGGCGACAGGGCCTTCTCGAGTGACTGGACTGCAGTGGATTTCGGCTGA
- a CDS encoding sugar phosphate isomerase/epimerase, with amino-acid sequence MKTIKGPAIFLAQFAGDEAPFNSLDAIGDWVASLGYKGVQIPSWDARLFDLAKAAESQDYCDEVKGRLGAKGLEITELSTHLQGQLVAVHPAYDVQFDGFAAEHVRGDPKARQEWAVDQLKLAAKASKRLGLNAHATFSGALAWPYVYPWPQRPAGLVEDAFEELARRWKPILDTFDENGVDLAYEIHPGEDLHDGATFEMFLERVGDHPRANILYDPSHFVLQQLDYLAFLDIYHERVKCFHVKDAEFRPSGRMGVYGGYQSWVDRPGRFRSLGDGQVDFAQIFSKMAQYDFAGWAVLEWECALKHPEAGAAEGAPFIADHIIRVTDKAFDDFADSGSDREVNARIMGIGA; translated from the coding sequence ATGAAAACCATCAAGGGCCCGGCCATTTTCCTTGCCCAGTTTGCCGGGGATGAAGCTCCGTTCAATTCGCTCGATGCGATCGGCGACTGGGTTGCTTCGCTGGGCTACAAGGGCGTGCAGATACCGAGCTGGGACGCGCGCCTGTTCGATCTGGCCAAGGCCGCCGAAAGCCAGGACTACTGCGACGAGGTGAAAGGCCGGCTCGGAGCAAAGGGGCTGGAGATCACCGAGCTGTCGACGCACCTGCAAGGGCAACTGGTGGCAGTCCATCCGGCCTACGATGTCCAGTTCGACGGCTTCGCTGCGGAGCATGTCCGCGGCGATCCCAAGGCGCGCCAGGAATGGGCTGTCGATCAGCTCAAGCTTGCCGCAAAGGCAAGCAAGCGTCTCGGGCTGAACGCTCACGCCACTTTCTCCGGCGCGCTGGCATGGCCCTATGTCTATCCCTGGCCGCAGCGCCCTGCAGGTCTGGTCGAGGATGCATTCGAGGAGCTGGCCCGCCGCTGGAAGCCGATCCTCGATACCTTCGACGAGAACGGCGTCGACCTCGCCTACGAGATCCATCCGGGCGAGGACCTGCACGACGGCGCGACCTTCGAGATGTTCCTGGAGCGGGTCGGCGATCACCCGCGTGCCAACATCCTGTACGATCCGTCGCATTTCGTTCTGCAGCAGCTCGATTATCTTGCGTTCCTCGACATCTATCACGAGCGCGTGAAGTGCTTCCACGTGAAGGATGCCGAATTTCGTCCTTCGGGTCGCATGGGCGTCTATGGCGGCTACCAGTCATGGGTCGATCGCCCGGGGCGCTTCCGGTCGTTGGGCGACGGGCAGGTCGATTTCGCGCAGATCTTCTCGAAGATGGCGCAGTACGATTTCGCCGGCTGGGCCGTGCTCGAATGGGAATGCGCGCTCAAGCACCCGGAAGCTGGAGCCGCCGAAGGGGCGCCCTTCATCGCCGATCACATCATTCGCGTGACCGATAAGGCCTTTGACGATTTTGCGGACAGCGGCAGCGACCGGGAGGTCAATGCACGGATCATGGGAATTGGGGCATGA
- a CDS encoding Gfo/Idh/MocA family protein produces the protein MSRLRMGMIGGGPGAFIGPVHRIAAELDREIELVAGAFSSDAERSRKAGDTYRIDPARAYPDVATMLREEAAREDGIDFVAVTTPNHHHLPAVRAALQAGLPVICDKPATATLDEAREMAGLVASAGLPFALTYTYSGYPLVREARARIAAGDLGQIRKVVVEYPQGWLAQQAEGKQAEWRVDPGRAGIGGCIADIGVHAFQLAEFVTGLKVTRILADLGAVVPGRVLDDDCQILLRFENGARGALLASQISVGERNGLRIRVYGEKGGIDWRQESPNAFTLYHLDGRTELVQAGDPGLGEAAVASSRTPGGHPEGYLEAFANLYRDFAKQLRGEPGSLVPGMADGLRGMQLIDLAVRASREERGWTDFPA, from the coding sequence ATGTCCCGATTGCGGATGGGCATGATTGGCGGCGGACCTGGCGCATTTATCGGTCCCGTGCATCGAATCGCAGCAGAGCTCGATCGCGAGATCGAGTTGGTTGCCGGTGCCTTCAGCAGCGATGCCGAGCGCTCGCGCAAGGCAGGTGACACCTATCGAATCGATCCTGCGCGCGCCTATCCCGATGTCGCAACCATGTTGCGCGAGGAAGCGGCTCGCGAAGACGGTATAGACTTCGTTGCGGTCACTACGCCCAATCATCATCACTTGCCCGCCGTGCGCGCTGCGCTGCAGGCCGGGCTTCCTGTCATCTGCGACAAGCCAGCCACCGCGACGCTGGACGAGGCACGCGAAATGGCCGGCCTGGTCGCTTCGGCCGGACTGCCTTTCGCGCTGACCTATACTTATTCGGGCTATCCGCTCGTGCGCGAAGCGCGGGCGCGCATCGCTGCGGGCGATCTTGGCCAGATCCGCAAGGTCGTGGTCGAATATCCGCAAGGATGGCTGGCCCAGCAAGCGGAAGGCAAGCAGGCCGAATGGCGGGTCGATCCCGGCCGCGCCGGGATCGGCGGATGTATCGCTGACATCGGCGTTCACGCCTTCCAGCTTGCCGAATTCGTGACGGGTCTGAAGGTCACACGGATCTTGGCCGACCTCGGCGCCGTTGTGCCCGGGCGCGTCCTTGACGACGACTGCCAGATCCTCCTGCGCTTCGAAAACGGCGCGCGCGGTGCGCTTCTCGCCAGCCAGATTTCGGTCGGCGAACGCAATGGCCTGCGCATTCGCGTATACGGTGAAAAGGGCGGAATCGACTGGCGACAGGAAAGCCCCAACGCCTTTACCCTCTACCATCTCGATGGCCGCACCGAGCTTGTCCAGGCCGGCGATCCGGGGCTGGGCGAGGCCGCTGTTGCCTCCAGCCGCACGCCGGGTGGCCACCCTGAGGGCTACCTCGAGGCCTTTGCCAACCTCTATCGCGATTTTGCCAAGCAGCTTCGCGGCGAGCCGGGCTCGCTGGTGCCCGGCATGGCCGACGGTCTGCGCGGCATGCAACTGATCGACCTTGCCGTACGGGCGAGCCGCGAAGAGCGCGGCTGGACCGACTTTCCGGCCTGA
- a CDS encoding MFS transporter, with protein sequence MTPIRRFFSNLTMKPQGITLVAAGFLPIFAIVSMFPIVAAMIQHFRTDPDAATKVPLMVTAPGLTIAILAPFAGFFVDRFGRRRLLLLCTFFYGVFGTAPFFLDDLDHIFASRLALGVCEAGILTIVNTLIADYWDEQGRHNWLFLQGLAGPFLASGVILMSGLVASVRWNGGFLVYLVAFPIYFAMLACLYEPRRAGQDAGETARPLAGEPRRPFPLGHALAVAAMTFFSAALYYVFIVNGSIAFGEVGVNDPAAVSKITFLPSLFVMLGAVIFRVLASRANAVQLGTFLFILGSGLTIIGLARTPTEMVVGLAIQQTGAGMTIPTLIAWAQTRFPFEHRGTGMGIWTGAFFFGQFASPWFVHKFNLAAGTMQGAFLLAGGLALAVMVGILALLVTGLARRPEPA encoded by the coding sequence ATGACACCGATACGCCGCTTTTTCAGCAATCTCACGATGAAGCCCCAGGGAATCACCCTGGTCGCTGCCGGCTTCCTGCCGATCTTTGCGATCGTCTCGATGTTCCCGATCGTCGCAGCGATGATCCAGCATTTCCGTACCGATCCCGATGCCGCCACCAAGGTCCCGCTGATGGTCACCGCTCCGGGCCTGACCATTGCCATCCTTGCGCCCTTTGCCGGCTTCTTCGTCGACCGCTTCGGACGGCGCCGGCTGCTGCTTCTGTGCACGTTCTTCTACGGCGTGTTCGGCACGGCCCCGTTCTTTCTCGACGATCTCGACCACATCTTCGCCTCGCGCCTGGCGCTGGGCGTGTGCGAGGCGGGCATCCTCACCATCGTCAACACCCTCATCGCCGACTACTGGGACGAGCAAGGCCGCCACAACTGGCTTTTCCTGCAAGGCCTCGCCGGGCCCTTCCTCGCCTCGGGCGTCATCCTCATGTCCGGCCTTGTCGCCTCGGTGCGCTGGAACGGCGGCTTCCTGGTCTATCTCGTCGCCTTCCCGATCTACTTCGCGATGCTCGCCTGCCTCTACGAGCCCAGGCGCGCAGGCCAGGACGCCGGCGAGACGGCCCGGCCCCTCGCCGGCGAGCCGCGCCGCCCCTTCCCGCTTGGCCATGCCCTGGCAGTGGCGGCGATGACCTTCTTCTCGGCCGCGCTCTACTACGTCTTCATCGTCAACGGCAGTATCGCCTTTGGCGAGGTCGGCGTGAACGACCCGGCCGCGGTCAGCAAGATCACCTTCCTGCCCAGCCTCTTCGTCATGCTCGGCGCGGTGATCTTCCGCGTCCTCGCCTCGCGCGCCAATGCCGTGCAGCTGGGCACTTTCCTGTTCATTCTCGGCTCGGGCCTGACCATCATCGGCCTTGCGCGCACGCCCACCGAGATGGTCGTGGGCCTGGCCATCCAGCAGACCGGTGCGGGCATGACCATTCCCACGCTCATCGCCTGGGCCCAGACCCGCTTTCCCTTCGAGCACCGCGGCACCGGCATGGGCATCTGGACCGGCGCCTTCTTCTTCGGCCAGTTCGCCTCGCCCTGGTTCGTGCACAAGTTCAACCTCGCCGCCGGCACGATGCAGGGGGCCTTCCTGCTTGCCGGAGGCCTGGCGCTGGCGGTGATGGTCGGCATTCTCGCGCTGCTCGTCACCGGCCTTGCCCGCCGCCCCGAGCCTGCCTGA
- a CDS encoding copper resistance protein B, with protein MIARFSVRVAASASLLVMAMLVPDVAASQEQDAPMDHSQMDHGSMDHSMHGSMDDQNGMDMPMDDSEAMPAGDHTMHDGQDMPMDMSSGEDHSAHAGHVMSAPQVADQPGKAPPPAVPTDHSADRFFPQDRMQSARDALLKHSAFSTLALQVDRLEYRMKDGKDGYGWEGEAWYGGDIDRFVVASEGEGTFGEAAERIEVAAYWRHALDPWFNLQVGARQDFRPDTQRTYALLGIQGLAPYWFEVEGQLLVSNKGDVHARGKASYDQRLTQVLVLEPEAEFDVAFQDVPEIGVGAGFERVEVGARLRYDANRSLAPYIGVNWERKLGKTARLSRAAGEGASDVSAVVGIRAMF; from the coding sequence ATGATCGCCCGTTTTTCAGTTCGCGTGGCAGCTTCGGCATCGCTGCTCGTCATGGCCATGCTCGTGCCGGACGTGGCTGCTTCGCAGGAGCAGGACGCCCCCATGGACCACTCGCAGATGGATCATGGGAGCATGGATCATTCCATGCATGGTTCCATGGACGATCAGAACGGCATGGATATGCCGATGGACGACAGCGAGGCCATGCCCGCTGGCGACCACACTATGCATGATGGGCAGGACATGCCGATGGACATGTCCAGCGGCGAGGATCATTCGGCCCATGCCGGTCATGTCATGTCCGCCCCGCAAGTCGCCGATCAGCCGGGCAAGGCGCCTCCTCCTGCGGTGCCGACCGATCACTCCGCGGATCGCTTTTTCCCGCAGGACCGAATGCAGTCGGCGCGCGATGCGCTGTTGAAACATTCCGCCTTCTCCACGCTCGCGCTTCAGGTCGATCGTCTTGAATATCGCATGAAGGACGGCAAGGACGGTTACGGCTGGGAAGGGGAAGCCTGGTATGGCGGCGACATTGACCGGTTTGTCGTCGCCAGCGAAGGGGAGGGCACCTTCGGGGAAGCAGCCGAGCGGATCGAGGTTGCGGCCTATTGGCGTCATGCTCTCGATCCCTGGTTCAACCTGCAGGTAGGCGCACGGCAGGATTTCCGTCCCGATACACAGCGCACTTACGCGTTGCTCGGCATTCAGGGGCTGGCACCGTACTGGTTCGAAGTCGAGGGACAGTTGCTCGTTTCCAACAAGGGCGACGTCCACGCCAGGGGCAAGGCTTCCTATGACCAGCGGCTGACCCAGGTGCTGGTGCTCGAGCCTGAAGCAGAATTCGACGTTGCGTTTCAGGACGTGCCGGAAATCGGCGTCGGGGCTGGTTTCGAACGGGTCGAGGTGGGCGCGCGGCTGCGCTACGATGCCAACCGTTCGCTCGCGCCGTACATCGGGGTGAACTGGGAACGCAAGCTGGGCAAGACGGCGCGCCTGTCGCGCGCGGCGGGCGAGGGCGCCTCGGATGTTTCGGCTGTGGTCGGAATACGCGCCATGTTCTGA
- a CDS encoding copper resistance system multicopper oxidase: MTALDPFNRRRFLALSGMLAGGLGLSAVTPAWARSGTPGTAGFGTLSGDSITLQIGESHFATGGRSAHAITVNGTLPAPLLRLREGQTVRLAVTNTLREQSSIHWHGLLLPFQMDGVPGVSFPGIDPGETFVYEFPIVHSGTFWYHSHSGMQEAVGLYGPIVIDPAGPDPIGYDREHVLVLSDWSPMHPHEQLRRLKMMGGYFNRQKQTLAGLLAGKDQSLAERLEWAQMRMDATDISDVTGSTYSFLINGHGTPENWTGLFKPGEKVRLRVINASAMTNFNFRVPGLALKVVAADGNHVQPFETDEVQIAIAETYDFIVEPGEAESYAIVAEAIDRSGLVRASLAQRPGLVAPVPPLRERPLLTMRDMGMDMSGMDMGEGGVIDLSKPANESMDGHSMSMRDPSVAPGVKMGPGVATLSPMPVDRLADRPTGLEDVDHRVLTYADLRALDPNPDPRTPSREIDVHLTANMERYMWSMDGEALSEGPDPIPFRLNERVRVNLINDTMMPHPIHLHGHFFELVSGEPGHRVRKHTVNVLPGGKASFDLTADGEGDWAFHCHMLLHMHSGMMRIVTVRDEGADA; encoded by the coding sequence ATGACTGCTCTCGATCCCTTCAACCGTCGCCGTTTTCTCGCCTTGTCCGGCATGCTTGCCGGGGGGCTCGGGCTTTCCGCAGTGACTCCCGCCTGGGCACGCAGCGGTACGCCGGGTACGGCAGGTTTCGGTACGCTCTCGGGCGATTCCATTACTCTGCAGATCGGCGAGAGCCATTTTGCGACGGGCGGTCGCTCGGCCCATGCGATTACCGTCAACGGTACCCTGCCCGCACCGCTCCTGCGGCTTCGCGAAGGCCAGACCGTGCGTCTTGCCGTGACCAATACCTTGCGCGAACAAAGTTCGATCCACTGGCACGGCCTGTTGCTTCCCTTCCAGATGGATGGCGTGCCCGGCGTCAGCTTCCCCGGCATCGATCCCGGCGAGACCTTCGTCTACGAGTTCCCGATCGTCCATTCCGGTACGTTCTGGTACCATAGTCATTCCGGGATGCAGGAAGCGGTCGGGCTTTATGGCCCTATCGTCATCGACCCGGCCGGTCCCGATCCGATCGGCTATGACCGGGAGCACGTCCTGGTTCTGTCGGACTGGAGCCCGATGCATCCGCATGAGCAGCTGCGTCGTCTCAAGATGATGGGCGGCTACTTCAACCGCCAGAAGCAGACTCTTGCGGGGTTGCTGGCCGGCAAGGACCAGAGCCTTGCCGAGCGTCTGGAATGGGCGCAGATGCGAATGGATGCGACCGACATCTCGGACGTTACCGGCTCTACCTACAGTTTCCTGATCAATGGCCATGGCACGCCGGAGAACTGGACGGGCTTGTTCAAACCCGGCGAAAAGGTCCGGCTGCGGGTGATCAATGCCTCGGCCATGACCAACTTCAACTTTCGCGTCCCGGGCCTTGCGCTCAAGGTCGTCGCGGCCGATGGCAACCATGTCCAGCCCTTCGAAACCGACGAAGTGCAGATTGCGATTGCCGAGACGTACGACTTCATCGTCGAGCCGGGCGAGGCGGAGAGTTACGCGATCGTCGCCGAGGCCATCGACCGTTCCGGGCTCGTACGCGCCTCATTGGCGCAGCGGCCCGGGCTGGTGGCGCCGGTTCCTCCACTGCGGGAGAGGCCGCTTCTTACCATGCGCGACATGGGCATGGACATGTCCGGGATGGACATGGGCGAGGGCGGCGTGATCGACCTCAGCAAGCCTGCCAACGAATCGATGGACGGACACTCCATGTCGATGCGCGATCCCTCGGTTGCGCCCGGCGTGAAGATGGGGCCTGGGGTGGCCACGCTTTCGCCGATGCCGGTCGACCGGCTTGCGGACCGGCCGACCGGGCTCGAAGACGTCGACCACCGCGTTCTGACTTATGCGGACCTGCGCGCGCTCGATCCCAATCCCGATCCGCGTACGCCGAGCCGCGAGATCGACGTCCATCTTACGGCAAACATGGAACGCTACATGTGGTCGATGGACGGCGAGGCGCTTTCGGAAGGTCCTGACCCAATTCCGTTCCGGCTCAATGAACGGGTTCGCGTTAACCTCATCAATGATACGATGATGCCGCATCCGATCCACCTGCACGGTCACTTTTTCGAACTGGTCAGCGGTGAGCCCGGGCACCGGGTGCGCAAACATACCGTCAATGTGCTGCCGGGCGGGAAGGCGTCGTTCGATTTGACGGCGGACGGGGAGGGCGACTGGGCCTTCCACTGCCACATGTTGCTGCACATGCATTCCGGGATGATGCGCATCGTCACGGTCCGTGACGAGGGAGCGGACGCATGA
- a CDS encoding RNA polymerase sigma factor — MAVGDGDDASAAVAALAGRQSGFDTLMKRHREAVFRFVRGLTGNESDALDITQECFVAAFLALGRYDRTRPFRAWILRIARNKCHDWARRRTVRRFFSFAVPLDDASDIADPEENPEEALSSRRGVERIHEAIASLPASLKEPLLLCSLEDMTQDEAAEVLGISRKAVETRIYRARQKLSHLLEG; from the coding sequence ATGGCGGTCGGGGATGGCGATGATGCATCGGCGGCGGTCGCCGCGCTTGCCGGTCGCCAGTCGGGCTTCGATACCCTCATGAAGCGGCACCGCGAGGCGGTTTTCCGCTTCGTGCGCGGCCTTACCGGTAATGAAAGCGATGCGCTCGACATTACGCAGGAATGCTTTGTCGCTGCGTTCCTTGCCCTTGGCCGCTATGACCGCACGCGCCCGTTTCGTGCATGGATCCTGCGCATCGCGCGCAACAAGTGCCATGACTGGGCCCGTCGGCGAACGGTTCGCCGCTTCTTTTCCTTTGCCGTGCCGCTCGACGATGCGTCCGATATTGCCGACCCCGAGGAGAACCCGGAAGAGGCTCTTTCATCGCGTCGGGGGGTGGAGAGAATCCACGAGGCGATTGCCAGCTTGCCGGCCAGCCTCAAGGAACCGCTGCTGCTCTGTTCTCTGGAAGACATGACGCAGGATGAGGCTGCCGAAGTTCTAGGCATCAGCCGCAAGGCGGTGGAAACCCGCATTTATCGAGCCCGCCAGAAATTGTCGCACCTGCTTGAGGGGTAA
- a CDS encoding periplasmic heavy metal sensor — translation MAGLRGYVLAFVLAFLAALVALMIGQKLRAGDNHESRLHAVLHEELDLDKAQEAQIDRLESEFAERRKLLDGRLRQANAQLAQAIEREHTYGPAVERAVDQSHMAMGELQKATLRHVFSMRAVLRPDQARRFDSAVAHALTTPPEE, via the coding sequence GTGGCAGGTCTGCGCGGCTACGTTCTGGCATTTGTCCTCGCATTCCTCGCTGCGCTGGTTGCCCTCATGATCGGGCAGAAGCTGCGGGCGGGCGACAATCACGAGAGCCGGCTGCATGCCGTGCTTCATGAGGAACTCGATCTCGATAAGGCGCAGGAAGCGCAGATTGATCGGCTCGAGAGCGAATTTGCTGAAAGACGCAAGCTGCTCGACGGGCGTTTGCGGCAGGCCAACGCGCAACTGGCACAGGCGATAGAGCGCGAGCATACGTATGGTCCGGCAGTGGAGAGGGCAGTCGACCAGTCGCACATGGCCATGGGCGAATTGCAGAAGGCGACGCTTCGGCACGTCTTTTCCATGCGCGCTGTGCTCCGGCCAGATCAGGCGAGGCGTTTCGATTCCGCTGTTGCCCATGCCCTGACCACGCCGCCAGAGGAATGA
- a CDS encoding MBL fold metallo-hydrolase codes for MMKVSLRALAPLAFLALAHTGEAATVTPGATSFITLGTMGGPVPDGQRSQPANAIVRGDRVYLVDAGDGATEQLARAGMNLPAVRAVFISHLHIDHVGGLAAVIGLRLQTETGGVLQIYGPPGTREFVGGIVASLQPSAKAGYGLPGRVWAPPANTVNVTELRDGEMITVDDMTVKVVQNTHYDFAPGSSDERNYKSYSYRFDMPGKSILYTGDTGPSEAVEKLAAGVDLLVSEMIDMDSTLARMAKVAPDMPASIKENMVRHLTTHHLTPQEVGRLAARAHAKALVVTHFAGGLSGPEQVGRNVEAVKKEYAGPVTIANDLDRF; via the coding sequence ATGATGAAGGTATCGCTGCGTGCGCTGGCGCCACTGGCATTTCTTGCGCTGGCACACACGGGGGAAGCGGCCACTGTAACTCCGGGAGCCACCAGCTTCATCACCTTGGGGACGATGGGTGGTCCGGTACCGGATGGCCAGCGTTCCCAACCCGCGAATGCCATCGTACGCGGTGACCGGGTCTATCTCGTCGATGCCGGGGATGGCGCGACAGAACAGCTGGCGCGGGCAGGAATGAACCTGCCCGCGGTTCGCGCAGTCTTCATCAGTCATCTCCATATCGATCACGTCGGTGGCCTGGCCGCTGTGATCGGCTTGAGGCTTCAGACCGAAACCGGCGGAGTGCTGCAGATCTATGGCCCGCCCGGAACGCGGGAATTCGTCGGCGGCATTGTGGCTTCGCTGCAGCCGTCGGCAAAGGCTGGCTATGGCCTTCCCGGACGAGTCTGGGCGCCGCCGGCCAATACCGTGAATGTTACCGAATTGCGGGATGGTGAGATGATCACTGTCGATGACATGACCGTGAAGGTCGTTCAGAACACGCATTATGATTTTGCACCGGGGAGTTCGGACGAGCGGAACTACAAATCCTATTCCTATCGCTTCGACATGCCGGGCAAGTCTATCCTCTACACCGGCGATACCGGTCCCAGCGAAGCGGTCGAGAAGCTCGCAGCCGGAGTTGACCTGCTTGTCAGCGAGATGATCGACATGGATTCGACGCTGGCGCGCATGGCCAAGGTTGCCCCCGATATGCCAGCGAGCATCAAAGAAAACATGGTGCGGCATCTTACCACGCATCACCTGACGCCGCAGGAAGTCGGCCGGCTTGCCGCCAGGGCGCACGCCAAGGCGCTCGTCGTGACCCATTTCGCCGGGGGCCTTTCGGGACCGGAGCAGGTTGGAAGGAATGTGGAAGCGGTCAAAAAGGAATATGCCGGACCGGTTACCATAGCCAATGATCTGGACCGCTTCTGA